The Leifsonia sp. 1010 genome has a segment encoding these proteins:
- a CDS encoding LysE/ArgO family amino acid transporter, with the protein MLATFFTGLGSAASLIVAIGAQNAFVLRQGLRREHVLPIVVICVVSDALLIAAGVAGIGVLVKNAPIALEVVRWAGFAFLLGYAVFAARRALKPESLTASGAVAGSLAAAVGTCLAITWLNPHVYLDTVLLLGSLSASHGDPGRWVFGAGAATASLLWFGLLGFGARFAAPVFAKPIAWRILDGGIAVLMVVLAILLVV; encoded by the coding sequence GTGCTCGCAACGTTCTTCACCGGCCTCGGGTCGGCCGCATCCCTCATCGTCGCCATCGGCGCGCAGAACGCCTTCGTCCTCCGTCAGGGGCTGCGCCGCGAGCACGTCCTGCCGATCGTCGTCATCTGCGTCGTCAGCGACGCCCTGCTGATCGCGGCGGGAGTGGCCGGCATCGGCGTCCTGGTGAAGAACGCTCCGATCGCGCTCGAGGTCGTCCGCTGGGCCGGCTTCGCCTTCCTCCTCGGCTACGCCGTCTTCGCCGCGCGCCGGGCCCTCAAGCCGGAATCGCTGACCGCCTCCGGCGCCGTAGCCGGATCCCTCGCCGCCGCCGTCGGCACCTGCCTCGCGATCACCTGGCTCAACCCGCACGTCTATCTCGACACCGTGCTGCTGCTCGGCTCGCTCTCGGCCTCGCACGGCGACCCCGGCCGCTGGGTGTTCGGAGCGGGCGCTGCCACCGCGAGCCTGCTCTGGTTCGGTCTGCTCGGCTTCGGCGCGCGGTTCGCCGCTCCCGTGTTCGCGAAGCCGATCGCCTGGCGCATCCTCGACGGCGGGATCGCGGTGCTGATGGTCGTGCTCGCGATCCTGCTGGTCGTCTAG
- a CDS encoding TetR family transcriptional regulator C-terminal domain-containing protein — protein MPRLIDHEERDREIAEAALRVLARDGLAGLSVRNVAAEAGIATASLRRAFPEQDALRRFCLEHIRQNATRRIERVRGEGRTAVLAVLEELLPLDEERRVELTAHLQLGALALSSGQLRPVLLEFNSAIRELCAGLLAELDRTGELRAGRDASVEADRLHALVDGVALHLLWEDGPEERRRAVGVLAAHLDALR, from the coding sequence ATGCCGCGGCTGATCGACCACGAGGAGCGCGACCGCGAGATCGCCGAGGCGGCGCTGCGCGTGCTTGCGCGCGACGGCCTGGCGGGGCTGTCGGTGCGCAATGTGGCGGCCGAAGCGGGCATCGCCACCGCATCCCTCCGCCGGGCCTTCCCCGAGCAGGATGCGCTGCGCCGGTTCTGCCTCGAGCACATCCGGCAGAACGCGACACGTCGCATCGAACGGGTTCGCGGCGAGGGCAGGACGGCCGTGCTCGCCGTCCTGGAGGAACTGCTGCCCCTCGACGAGGAACGGCGCGTCGAACTGACCGCACACCTGCAGCTCGGAGCCCTGGCGCTCAGCAGCGGACAGCTTCGACCGGTGCTGCTCGAGTTCAACTCCGCCATTCGCGAGTTGTGCGCCGGTCTCCTCGCGGAGCTGGACCGAACGGGGGAGCTGCGGGCCGGACGGGATGCGTCGGTCGAGGCGGACCGGCTGCACGCCCTGGTCGACGGTGTCGCGCTCCACCTGCTGTGGGAGGACGGACCGGAGGAGCGCCGGCGGGCCGTCGGCGTGCTGGCGGCGCACCTCGACGCGCTCCGCTGA
- a CDS encoding GNAT family protein, which produces MALVVPTLTEGRVGLRPIRLRDARPLERSLLDNRSWLRQWEATSPYAPGSFDTRASIRSLLANARAGHGLPFIVEWDGRLAGQLNVSSIAYGSLSSATIGYWIAEEFAGRNITPTAVALATDYCFYQLGLHRMEICIRPENGPSLRVVEKLGFRYEGLRRRYIHINGDWRDHFCFALVSEELTQGVLRRWLDHNVPEDAAVVPAEDRAAAAIPLPIARHY; this is translated from the coding sequence TTGGCGCTCGTCGTCCCCACCCTCACCGAGGGTCGCGTGGGGTTGCGTCCCATCCGTCTGCGCGACGCGCGGCCGCTGGAACGGTCGCTGCTCGACAACCGCAGCTGGCTGCGGCAGTGGGAGGCGACGAGCCCGTACGCGCCCGGGTCGTTCGACACCCGCGCGAGCATCCGCTCCCTGCTGGCGAACGCGCGCGCCGGGCACGGCCTGCCGTTCATCGTCGAGTGGGACGGCCGGCTCGCCGGGCAGCTGAACGTCTCGTCGATCGCGTACGGCTCGCTGTCGAGCGCGACGATCGGCTACTGGATCGCCGAGGAGTTCGCCGGTCGCAACATCACCCCGACCGCGGTGGCGCTGGCGACCGACTACTGCTTCTACCAGCTGGGACTGCACCGGATGGAGATCTGCATCCGGCCCGAGAACGGCCCGAGCCTGCGCGTGGTCGAGAAGCTCGGCTTCCGCTACGAGGGGCTGCGGCGCCGCTACATCCACATCAACGGCGACTGGCGCGACCACTTCTGCTTCGCGCTGGTGTCCGAGGAGCTGACCCAGGGCGTGCTGCGCCGCTGGCTCGACCACAACGTCCCCGAGGACGCGGCGGTCGTGCCCGCGGAGGACCGCGCGGCGGCGGCCATCCCGCTGCCGATCGCCCGGCATTACTGA
- the galU gene encoding UTP--glucose-1-phosphate uridylyltransferase GalU, with translation MANHDRVTKAVIPAAGLGTRFLPATKAMPKEMLPVVDKPAIQYVVEEAVDAGLHDVLMITGRNKNALENHFDRNAELEETLTKKGDTDRLEKVNYSTALADMHYVRQGDPKGLGHAVLRAKMHVGREPFAVLLGDDIIDARDDLLSRMLTVQSQRHASVVALLEVDPDSIHLYGAAAVETTDEEDVVRITGLVEKPDKEHAPSNYAVIGRYVLRPEVFDVLERTEPGRGGEIQLTDALQSMAEAPDWTGGVYGVVFRGRRYDTGDRLDYIKAIVRLAVDREDLGPELRPWLREFAAELEDEPVEFVEEMPVDPTGPIQTLSDRSR, from the coding sequence ATGGCAAATCACGACCGCGTTACGAAAGCAGTGATCCCCGCAGCCGGCCTCGGAACCCGCTTCCTCCCGGCGACGAAAGCGATGCCCAAGGAGATGCTGCCGGTCGTTGACAAGCCCGCCATCCAGTACGTCGTCGAGGAGGCCGTGGATGCGGGCCTGCACGACGTCCTGATGATCACCGGCCGCAACAAGAACGCCCTCGAGAACCACTTCGACCGCAACGCCGAGCTGGAGGAGACCCTCACCAAGAAGGGCGACACCGACCGGCTCGAGAAGGTCAACTACTCCACCGCCCTCGCCGACATGCACTACGTGCGCCAGGGCGACCCGAAGGGTCTCGGCCACGCCGTCCTGCGGGCCAAGATGCACGTCGGCCGCGAGCCGTTCGCGGTGCTGCTCGGTGACGACATCATCGACGCGCGCGACGATCTGCTGAGCCGGATGCTGACCGTGCAGTCGCAGCGCCACGCCAGCGTCGTCGCCCTCCTCGAGGTCGACCCCGACTCCATCCACCTGTACGGCGCCGCCGCTGTCGAGACGACGGACGAGGAGGATGTCGTCCGCATCACCGGCCTCGTCGAGAAGCCGGACAAGGAGCACGCCCCCTCGAACTACGCCGTCATCGGCCGCTACGTGCTGCGCCCGGAGGTCTTCGACGTCCTGGAGCGCACCGAGCCGGGTCGCGGCGGCGAGATCCAGCTGACCGACGCGCTGCAGTCCATGGCGGAGGCGCCCGACTGGACCGGGGGTGTCTACGGCGTCGTCTTCCGCGGCCGCCGCTACGACACCGGCGACCGACTCGACTACATCAAGGCGATCGTCCGCCTCGCCGTCGACCGCGAGGACCTCGGCCCGGAGCTGCGCCCGTGGCTCCGCGAGTTCGCGGCGGAGCTCGAAGACGAGCCCGTGGAGTTCGTCGAGGAGATGCCCGTCGACCCGACCGGGCCCATCCAGACGCTGTCCGACCGGTCCCGCTGA